One genomic region from Streptomyces sp. NBC_00457 encodes:
- the hpt gene encoding hypoxanthine phosphoribosyltransferase: protein MRVDAKDMGADLKSVLITKEEIDAKLVELAAKIDAEYAGKDLLIVGVLKGAVMVMADLARALSTPLTMDWMAVSSYGAGTQSSGVVRILKDLDTDIKGKHVLIVEDIIDSGLTLSWLISNLGSREPESLKICTLLRKPEAAKVAIDVEWVGFDIPNEFVVGYGLDYAEKYRNLPFVGTLAPHVYGG, encoded by the coding sequence ATGCGGGTGGACGCGAAAGACATGGGTGCCGACCTCAAGTCGGTACTCATCACCAAGGAAGAGATCGACGCGAAGCTGGTCGAGCTGGCCGCGAAGATCGACGCGGAGTACGCGGGCAAGGACCTGCTGATCGTCGGCGTCCTCAAGGGCGCGGTGATGGTCATGGCGGACCTGGCGCGCGCGCTGTCCACCCCGCTCACGATGGACTGGATGGCCGTCTCCTCGTACGGCGCGGGCACCCAGTCCTCCGGTGTCGTACGGATCCTCAAGGACCTCGACACCGACATCAAGGGCAAGCACGTCCTCATCGTCGAGGACATCATCGACTCGGGCCTGACCCTGTCCTGGCTGATCTCCAACCTCGGCTCCCGCGAGCCCGAGTCCCTGAAGATCTGCACCCTGCTCCGCAAGCCCGAAGCCGCCAAGGTCGCCATCGACGTCGAGTGGGTCGGCTTCGACATCCCCAACGAATTCGTCGTCGGCTACGGCCTCGACTACGCCGAGAAGTACCGCAATCTCCCGTTCGTGGGTACGCTCGCGCCTCACGTCTACGGCGGCTGA
- the tilS gene encoding tRNA lysidine(34) synthetase TilS, with protein MGPHPAVAAIRLAVRRVLHDILNEHSHPTARTAHERPSSPLVLVACSGGADSMALASALAFEAPKLGIRAGGVTVDHGLQPGSEVRAAEVVLRLTELGLDPVESVAVRVGREGGPEAAARDARYAALDAVAVRHGADAVLLGHTRDDQAETVLLGLARGSGIRSLSGMAAVSGADGRYRRPFLHLDRQTARKACMVQSLPVWDDPHNADPAYTRSRLRHEGLPALEKALGKGVVEALARTAQLSRDDADALDAWAGQAEAAVRDAAGRLECAKLYALPPAVRRRILRRAAIEAGAPAGSLFARHIEEVDKLITGWRGQGAINLPGKVVAQRQGGRLVIRQG; from the coding sequence ATGGGTCCCCATCCTGCGGTCGCGGCGATACGCCTGGCGGTTCGCCGCGTCCTCCACGACATCCTCAACGAACACAGCCACCCCACCGCCCGGACCGCGCACGAGCGCCCGTCCTCGCCGCTCGTGCTCGTGGCGTGTTCCGGCGGCGCCGACTCCATGGCCCTCGCCTCCGCCCTCGCCTTCGAGGCCCCCAAACTCGGCATCCGCGCGGGCGGCGTCACCGTCGACCACGGTCTGCAGCCCGGCTCCGAAGTGCGCGCAGCGGAAGTCGTCCTGCGCCTCACCGAACTCGGCCTGGACCCGGTCGAGTCCGTCGCCGTGCGCGTCGGCCGCGAGGGCGGGCCCGAAGCCGCCGCCCGCGACGCCCGGTACGCCGCCCTCGACGCCGTCGCCGTCCGCCACGGCGCTGATGCCGTCCTGCTCGGCCACACCCGCGACGACCAGGCCGAAACCGTCCTCCTCGGCCTCGCCCGCGGCTCCGGCATCCGCTCCCTGTCCGGAATGGCCGCTGTCTCCGGGGCCGACGGCCGTTATCGCCGGCCTTTCCTCCACCTCGACCGGCAGACCGCCCGCAAGGCCTGCATGGTCCAGTCCCTCCCCGTCTGGGACGACCCGCACAACGCCGACCCGGCCTACACCCGCTCCCGGCTGCGCCACGAGGGCCTGCCCGCCCTGGAGAAAGCGCTCGGCAAAGGCGTCGTCGAAGCCCTCGCCCGCACCGCCCAGCTCTCCCGTGACGACGCCGACGCCCTCGACGCCTGGGCCGGCCAGGCCGAGGCCGCCGTCAGGGACGCAGCGGGCCGCCTGGAGTGCGCGAAGCTCTACGCCCTGCCGCCCGCCGTACGCCGTCGGATCCTGCGCCGCGCCGCCATCGAGGCAGGCGCCCCCGCCGGTTCGCTCTTCGCCCGCCACATCGAGGAAGTCGACAAGCTGATCACCGGCTGGCGCGGCCAGGGGGCCATCAATCTCCCCGGCAAAGTCGTCGCCCAGCGGCAGGGTGGCAGACTGGTGATTCGGCAAGGCTGA